GTACGGTCAAAGGTATGCTGCCACGTGATATTGAAGCCATTGGCGCTGATATCGTGTTAGGTAACACCTTCCACTTATGGCTACGTCCAGGTACCGAAGTTATCGATAAATTCGGTGGCTTGCACAAATTTATGCATTGGAATAAGCCTATCCTAACCGATTCGGGTGGTTTCCAAGTATTTAGCCTTGGCGCAATGCGTAAAATTACTGAAGAAGGGGTCGACTTCAAATCCCCTATTGATGGTGCTAAGGTATTTTTATCACCAGAAAAATCGATGCAGATTCAGTACAGTTTGAACTCAGATATCGTCATGCAGTTTGATGAGTGTACGCCCTATCCTGCTACTCATGATGAAGCCAAAAAATCTTTAGAGCTATCACTACGTTGGGGACAGCGCTGCGTTGACGAGCATAACAGATTAGGCAGTACCAATGCCCTATTCGGCATCATCCAAGGCAGTATGTACCCAGATTTGCGCAAGCAATCACTTGAAGGTCTACTAGAGATTGGTTTCGATGGTTATGCAATAGGTGGTCTGTCTGTTGGTGAGCCAAAAGATGAGATGATGGATGTTTTAGATTATATGCCAGATGCGATGCCAGCAGACAAGGCACGTTATCTCATGGGTGTTGGTAAGCCTGAAGATATTGTTGAAGCAGTGCGCCGAGGTGTCGATATGTTTGACTGCGTCATGCCGACTCGTAACGCCCGTAACGGTCATTACTTCGTCACAGGCGA
The nucleotide sequence above comes from Psychrobacter sp. P2G3. Encoded proteins:
- the tgt gene encoding tRNA guanosine(34) transglycosylase Tgt, whose protein sequence is MQFVLHKTASGETRARRGTVHLNHGDVQTPAFMPVGTYGTVKGMLPRDIEAIGADIVLGNTFHLWLRPGTEVIDKFGGLHKFMHWNKPILTDSGGFQVFSLGAMRKITEEGVDFKSPIDGAKVFLSPEKSMQIQYSLNSDIVMQFDECTPYPATHDEAKKSLELSLRWGQRCVDEHNRLGSTNALFGIIQGSMYPDLRKQSLEGLLEIGFDGYAIGGLSVGEPKDEMMDVLDYMPDAMPADKARYLMGVGKPEDIVEAVRRGVDMFDCVMPTRNARNGHYFVTGDTDNAGVVRIRNSQYRNDEGPLDPECDCYTCQNFSRAYLYHLNKCKEMLGAQLATIHNLRYYQRLMQGIRDAIEQDIFDEFVSEFYSKRGQTVPELNLR